Proteins encoded in a region of the Mariprofundus ferrinatatus genome:
- a CDS encoding ABC transporter permease, whose protein sequence is MFGQIMVTRLLQAIPTLIGVATLVFFLLHLVPGDPVDALLGESAMAADREALRQALGLDQPILVQYGGYLSGLASGDWGMSLVDQRPVLALIIERLPATAQLAGVSLLLAVMLALPLGYWAARHAGKKEDVAAMGFSLLGVSIPNFWLGPMLMLFFAVFLGWLPVSGMDQPGSIVLPAITLGTALAAVLSRMARSSWLEAMSMDATRTARAFGVSEQKIWWTHAARLAAIPVITMFALQLGAVLGGAVITETVFDWPGLGLLTIEAIQRRDYPLVQGCVLMIAAFYVLANLLADLLGLWLDPRQRHG, encoded by the coding sequence ATGTTCGGACAGATTATGGTTACCCGCCTGCTGCAGGCCATCCCCACGCTTATCGGCGTGGCCACGCTTGTCTTTTTCCTGCTGCATCTGGTGCCGGGCGATCCGGTTGATGCACTGCTGGGTGAATCCGCCATGGCCGCCGACCGTGAGGCACTCAGGCAGGCTCTGGGGCTGGATCAGCCGATTCTCGTGCAATATGGCGGATACCTTTCAGGCCTTGCCTCGGGCGACTGGGGCATGTCGCTGGTCGATCAGCGACCCGTACTGGCGTTGATCATCGAACGGCTTCCGGCCACCGCCCAGCTTGCAGGCGTCAGCCTTCTGCTTGCCGTGATGCTGGCACTGCCGCTCGGTTACTGGGCGGCACGCCATGCCGGCAAAAAAGAGGATGTGGCGGCGATGGGGTTTTCGCTGCTCGGCGTGTCGATCCCCAACTTCTGGCTCGGCCCGATGCTGATGCTCTTCTTCGCGGTGTTTCTCGGCTGGCTGCCGGTCTCCGGCATGGATCAGCCCGGTTCAATCGTGTTGCCTGCCATTACCCTCGGCACGGCACTGGCTGCCGTGTTGTCGCGCATGGCCCGCTCCTCATGGCTTGAGGCGATGAGCATGGATGCCACGCGCACGGCTCGCGCCTTCGGCGTTTCCGAGCAGAAGATCTGGTGGACGCATGCAGCGCGTCTTGCCGCCATTCCGGTAATCACCATGTTTGCCCTGCAGCTGGGAGCGGTTCTGGGCGGCGCAGTGATTACCGAAACCGTGTTCGACTGGCCCGGGCTGGGGCTCTTGACCATCGAGGCGATCCAGCGCCGCGATTATCCGCTGGTGCAGGGGTGTGTGCTGATGATTGCCGCCTTCTATGTGCTGGCCAACCTGCTGGCCGACCTGCTCGGCCTCTGGCTCGATCCGAGGCAGCGTCATGGATAA
- the nagZ gene encoding beta-N-acetylhexosaminidase: protein MMHKQLMIGLEGTLLTEQERAWLKRWPPLGVILFARNIESPEQVTALLDDVRSCTGADTWAAIDEEGGRVNRIPWAPFNSRRHPAEYGERYLTDPEAAKRAVYEDNLVVGKALKALGFTHNCAPDLDLFHESGHAIIGKRAYSGDVEIVTALGEACMRGLSDAGIEGVGKHFPGHGRANADSHVAVPEVTASLDLLIREAQTFARLIEAGMKHVMSAHVICSEVENRVATLSPFWLQEVLRQRFGFDGKIWSDDLCMKGVGEDVLHAAREAREAGCDILLVCMPDGVADVYNSFDMGEVS, encoded by the coding sequence ATGATGCATAAACAGCTGATGATTGGGCTGGAGGGCACCCTGCTCACCGAGCAGGAGCGGGCGTGGCTGAAGCGGTGGCCGCCGCTGGGGGTGATCCTCTTCGCCCGCAACATCGAAAGTCCCGAACAGGTAACGGCGCTGCTGGATGATGTACGCAGCTGCACCGGAGCCGATACATGGGCTGCAATCGATGAGGAGGGGGGCAGGGTCAACCGCATTCCGTGGGCGCCATTCAACAGTCGCCGCCACCCCGCCGAATATGGCGAGCGCTATCTCACCGACCCAGAAGCGGCAAAGAGGGCGGTTTACGAAGATAACCTTGTGGTCGGCAAGGCGCTGAAAGCGCTCGGCTTCACCCACAACTGCGCCCCCGACCTCGATCTTTTCCACGAAAGTGGTCACGCCATTATCGGCAAGCGCGCCTATTCAGGGGATGTCGAAATAGTCACAGCCCTTGGTGAGGCGTGCATGCGGGGCCTAAGCGATGCCGGTATCGAGGGGGTGGGCAAACATTTCCCGGGTCACGGCCGCGCCAATGCCGACTCACATGTGGCGGTGCCCGAGGTGACGGCATCTCTGGACCTGCTGATTCGGGAGGCGCAGACATTCGCACGCCTGATCGAAGCGGGTATGAAACACGTGATGAGCGCGCATGTGATCTGCTCCGAAGTGGAGAACCGGGTGGCGACACTTTCCCCCTTCTGGTTGCAGGAGGTGTTGCGCCAGCGCTTCGGATTCGATGGCAAAATCTGGAGCGATGACCTCTGCATGAAAGGGGTTGGCGAGGATGTGTTGCATGCGGCACGCGAGGCCAGAGAGGCGGGCTGCGATATCCTGCTGGTCTGCATGCCGGATGGCGTGGCCGATGTTTACAACAGTTTTGACATGGGAGAAGTGTCTTGA
- the pdxA gene encoding 4-hydroxythreonine-4-phosphate dehydrogenase PdxA gives MPIKPYLITVGEPAGIGPDCIIRAFSTKPETFRDCLIAAPKRWLEERASLLNVSLVIREFASLDDACRAEREGDVLHCWNPLGDIPDGPVTAGTPAAATAGAVIHCIESATLACLQSEASALVTGPIEKAILKSEGFQFPGHTEFLAHLSRSDSSCDRPAVDFVMMLASDQLRVALLTTHMALSDVPRALSTEATLDCIRIVHRDLQQRFAIPEPRLGLCGLNPHAGEQGHFGREEIEILAPAAAQAAAEGINLSGPLPADTLFSAGNRKHFDAIICCYHDQALIPIKALCFGDSVNVTLGLPFIRTSVDHGTALDLVGSENVSSSSLLAAMSMARRMAGNI, from the coding sequence ATGCCGATAAAACCGTATCTTATCACTGTCGGAGAACCGGCAGGCATCGGGCCGGACTGCATTATCCGCGCCTTCTCAACAAAACCTGAAACATTCCGGGACTGTCTCATTGCAGCCCCTAAACGATGGCTTGAAGAGCGGGCATCATTGCTCAACGTTTCTCTGGTGATCAGGGAGTTTGCAAGCCTGGATGATGCCTGCAGAGCCGAGCGGGAAGGTGACGTCCTGCACTGCTGGAATCCGCTCGGGGATATTCCTGATGGTCCGGTCACTGCCGGCACTCCAGCGGCTGCAACCGCCGGAGCGGTTATTCACTGCATCGAATCAGCCACCCTTGCCTGCCTGCAATCAGAGGCTTCCGCACTTGTTACCGGACCTATTGAAAAAGCGATTTTAAAATCGGAAGGGTTTCAGTTCCCCGGCCACACCGAGTTCTTGGCCCACCTCTCAAGGAGCGACAGTTCCTGCGACAGGCCTGCGGTTGATTTTGTGATGATGCTTGCATCGGATCAATTGCGAGTCGCACTGCTGACAACCCATATGGCGCTCAGCGATGTGCCACGAGCACTATCTACAGAGGCAACGCTTGACTGCATTCGTATCGTTCACAGGGATCTGCAGCAGCGATTCGCAATTCCGGAGCCAAGGCTGGGGCTTTGCGGACTGAATCCGCATGCCGGTGAACAGGGACACTTCGGCCGTGAGGAGATTGAGATTCTCGCCCCTGCAGCGGCTCAGGCGGCTGCTGAAGGGATCAATCTATCCGGGCCACTACCTGCCGACACCCTCTTCTCTGCCGGCAACCGGAAACATTTCGATGCCATTATCTGCTGTTATCATGATCAGGCACTGATCCCGATCAAGGCACTATGCTTTGGTGATTCAGTCAATGTCACACTTGGCCTGCCGTTCATCCGTACCAGTGTTGATCACGGCACTGCACTTGACCTGGTCGGCAGCGAGAACGTATCTTCATCCAGCCTGCTCGCGGCAATGAGTATGGCCAGACGGATGGCAGGCAACATATAA
- a CDS encoding dicarboxylate/amino acid:cation symporter, with protein sequence MLAAIVAGGISGYVWGEAMESVAWLGELFLTTLKMLIIPLVAASIITGVAGLGDVRKLGRMGGLSVAYYAVTTLIAVSIGLMMANLWQPGVGVDLTAGGEAPEPKAGDVGITDLILSLVHPNIIDAAANLKLLPVIVFCMLFAAGLSTLGERGQPVLSFFEGVNEAMMKIVEWVMVFAPVGVFALIASKLGSAGGGEAFFAQLAGLAKYAAAVISGLLSHMVVLSVLLMLLARRAILEYLRHMATALMTAFSTASSSATLPLTMEGVKMAGVDKKARRFVLPLGATINMDGTALYEAVAVLFIAQAYGIDLTFGQQMLVLLTATMAAIGAAGIPEAGLVTMVIVLEAVGLPLEGIGLILAIDWFLDRCRTTVNVFGDSVGAAVIANLMRPKG encoded by the coding sequence ATGCTGGCAGCCATTGTGGCTGGCGGCATCTCCGGATATGTCTGGGGCGAAGCGATGGAGTCGGTGGCCTGGCTTGGAGAGCTATTTCTCACCACGCTCAAAATGCTGATTATCCCGCTGGTGGCAGCAAGCATTATCACCGGCGTGGCAGGATTGGGTGATGTGAGAAAACTCGGCCGCATGGGTGGCCTCTCGGTCGCCTACTATGCCGTTACCACGCTGATTGCAGTTTCCATCGGATTGATGATGGCCAACCTCTGGCAGCCGGGTGTTGGTGTAGATTTGACCGCAGGTGGCGAAGCGCCCGAGCCGAAGGCGGGGGATGTCGGTATCACCGACCTGATTCTCTCCTTGGTGCACCCCAATATCATCGATGCTGCCGCTAATCTCAAACTGTTGCCGGTGATCGTATTCTGCATGCTCTTTGCGGCGGGGCTCTCCACCCTAGGCGAGCGGGGGCAGCCTGTGCTCTCCTTCTTCGAAGGGGTGAACGAGGCGATGATGAAGATTGTCGAATGGGTGATGGTGTTTGCGCCGGTCGGCGTTTTTGCGCTGATCGCCTCCAAGCTCGGTTCGGCAGGCGGTGGCGAGGCATTTTTCGCCCAGCTGGCCGGGCTGGCCAAATATGCGGCGGCCGTGATCTCGGGGCTGCTCTCGCACATGGTGGTGCTCTCTGTGCTGCTTATGCTGCTGGCGCGCCGCGCCATCCTCGAATATCTGCGCCATATGGCAACGGCGCTGATGACCGCTTTCTCTACCGCCTCATCGAGTGCGACGCTGCCGCTTACCATGGAAGGGGTGAAAATGGCCGGTGTCGATAAAAAGGCGCGCCGTTTTGTGCTGCCGCTGGGGGCGACTATCAACATGGATGGTACCGCCCTCTATGAGGCGGTGGCGGTGCTCTTTATCGCCCAGGCCTACGGCATAGATCTTACCTTCGGTCAGCAGATGCTGGTGTTGTTAACGGCCACGATGGCTGCGATCGGGGCTGCTGGCATACCCGAAGCGGGGCTGGTGACGATGGTGATCGTGCTTGAGGCTGTCGGGCTGCCGTTGGAGGGGATCGGCCTGATTCTGGCCATTGACTGGTTCCTTGACCGCTGCCGGACCACGGTCAATGTATTCGGTGATTCGGTCGGTGCTGCAGTGATCGCCAACCTGATGCGTCCGAAAGGGTAG
- the ubiG gene encoding bifunctional 2-polyprenyl-6-hydroxyphenol methylase/3-demethylubiquinol 3-O-methyltransferase UbiG encodes MQTQHFDSDEIAKFEAMAEEWWDPAGKFKPLHKINPLRLDYIDREVKLAGKTVLDVGCGGGLLAEGMASRGASVTGIDRSPKGLGVARLHSEKSGVPVQYEECDAETWAESHAGFYDAVTCLEVLEHVPDVPRTVAACAAMIKPGGHFFFATLNRNPVSYIKAILGAEYILGWLPKGTHEYAKFIKPSEMNVALRSADLEIRDLKGMSYAMLSDHFSLSDDLSVNYLGFAVKPA; translated from the coding sequence ATGCAGACACAGCACTTTGACAGCGATGAAATTGCCAAGTTCGAGGCGATGGCCGAGGAGTGGTGGGATCCCGCCGGCAAGTTCAAGCCGCTGCACAAAATCAATCCGCTCAGGCTCGATTACATTGACCGCGAGGTAAAACTCGCCGGCAAAACGGTACTCGATGTCGGCTGTGGCGGTGGCCTTCTGGCTGAAGGGATGGCGTCACGCGGCGCCAGTGTAACCGGCATCGACCGCTCCCCAAAAGGGTTGGGTGTAGCGCGCCTGCACAGCGAGAAATCCGGCGTCCCGGTGCAGTACGAAGAGTGCGATGCTGAAACCTGGGCTGAGAGCCATGCCGGATTTTACGATGCGGTCACCTGCCTCGAGGTGCTGGAGCATGTGCCGGATGTGCCGCGCACAGTGGCAGCCTGTGCCGCCATGATCAAACCGGGGGGGCACTTCTTCTTTGCAACACTGAACCGCAACCCTGTCTCCTACATCAAGGCGATCCTCGGGGCTGAATACATTCTCGGCTGGTTGCCGAAAGGTACCCACGAATATGCCAAGTTCATCAAACCTTCCGAGATGAATGTTGCACTGCGCAGTGCAGACCTTGAGATCAGGGACCTGAAGGGGATGAGCTACGCCATGCTCTCCGACCACTTCTCTCTTTCGGACGACCTCTCGGTCAACTACCTCGGCTTCGCCGTCAAGCCGGCCTGA
- a CDS encoding LPS-assembly protein LptD, which translates to MLPNRLICIVAALLLLLPAGRLLAAPVDISADEISRTADGVIIAKGNVIIKRDNETLQADEVFYRTDQRILEARGHVVIESPQATIQAEDAVLQTGSKTGNLTRATIILPGGERLVAERVRRIDDQRFEAEELTYSSCPIDQESWRIAAERALLDQEDGSLTTHNGSFQIWEVPVFYTPWWQQPLRRKSGLLMPHIASGKRRGTEVAVPLYLATDPSWDMTLKPHWMSARGVMGDVEWRHISGLGHEQLHGSFINDSEVNKDRYHYNGEIHWNLPAGFAFDADGNYVSDRDYLADYATGENISARYLTSHATLAQGFGDNDFSGNWLLQTRYQQDLLLANNGSTLQILPRAESRMQWELNPNLQLHFDQQTTRFDRKSGVDGWRLDLHPYIELPWQLAGGGVSANLQLGSHHTRYWLQQTNVPNRLPTRSTAEASLELRSDFERISDSQTWRHTISPIIRYDYIDAPDQTTLPNFDSGFGRLSWNTLLSGNRFVGYDRIERSNRISMVVESRLQHKNDIGKSALNLLTMRGGVAYDLQRTSVDPALQASATRPFSNLLAGFDLNPLEGFHVSANGQYNPADRYWATGSASAGYHSSRDDYVNIAYRYTDARYARRNQLITASGNLSISNRWHVGGSWQYDTLLKLSQQASLELKYRHPCWLLGVEGFRTNRRTGTTNTANFGFRILLEFKGLGSVGS; encoded by the coding sequence ATGCTGCCCAACCGCCTGATATGTATTGTTGCCGCCCTGTTGCTGCTGTTGCCTGCCGGCAGGCTGCTGGCTGCACCTGTCGATATCAGCGCCGATGAGATATCCCGGACAGCCGATGGCGTCATTATTGCCAAGGGCAATGTGATCATCAAAAGGGATAACGAAACACTTCAGGCCGATGAGGTGTTCTACCGTACTGACCAGCGTATTCTCGAGGCCCGCGGCCATGTCGTGATCGAATCGCCACAGGCTACGATCCAGGCTGAGGATGCCGTGCTTCAGACCGGCAGCAAGACAGGCAACCTCACCAGGGCGACCATCATACTGCCGGGAGGTGAGCGGCTGGTTGCTGAACGTGTCAGACGAATTGATGACCAGCGTTTTGAGGCCGAAGAGCTGACCTACTCATCCTGTCCGATCGATCAGGAGTCATGGCGAATTGCCGCTGAGAGGGCGCTGCTGGATCAGGAAGATGGCAGCCTTACCACCCACAATGGCAGCTTCCAGATATGGGAGGTTCCGGTATTCTATACGCCGTGGTGGCAGCAGCCGCTGCGCCGCAAGTCCGGGCTGCTGATGCCGCATATCGCCTCTGGCAAACGTCGCGGTACCGAGGTGGCTGTTCCTCTCTACCTGGCCACTGATCCCAGCTGGGACATGACCTTGAAACCGCACTGGATGAGTGCACGCGGGGTCATGGGTGACGTCGAGTGGAGGCATATTTCCGGGCTCGGCCATGAACAGCTGCACGGTTCATTCATCAACGACAGCGAAGTGAACAAGGATCGTTACCACTACAATGGCGAGATTCACTGGAACCTGCCTGCAGGCTTCGCTTTTGATGCGGATGGCAACTATGTCAGCGACCGCGATTACCTGGCCGACTATGCTACCGGGGAAAACATCTCTGCCCGTTATCTGACCAGTCATGCCACGCTTGCACAGGGGTTTGGCGACAACGACTTTTCCGGCAACTGGCTACTGCAAACACGATACCAGCAGGATCTGCTGCTAGCCAACAACGGCTCCACACTGCAGATCCTTCCCAGGGCTGAGAGTCGCATGCAGTGGGAGCTGAATCCGAATCTGCAGCTCCACTTCGACCAGCAGACCACCCGCTTCGATCGCAAGAGCGGCGTTGACGGCTGGCGCCTTGATCTGCATCCCTACATCGAGCTGCCCTGGCAACTTGCAGGTGGAGGCGTCTCTGCCAACCTTCAGCTGGGCAGCCATCATACCCGTTACTGGCTACAGCAGACCAATGTACCTAACCGGCTGCCTACCCGCTCGACAGCAGAAGCCAGCCTTGAGCTGCGCAGCGATTTCGAGCGCATCAGCGACAGCCAGACATGGCGCCACACAATCTCGCCAATTATCCGATATGATTATATTGACGCTCCGGATCAGACTACACTGCCCAACTTCGATTCGGGCTTCGGCAGGCTGAGCTGGAATACACTGCTCTCCGGCAACCGCTTTGTAGGCTATGATCGTATCGAGCGCAGCAACCGAATCAGCATGGTTGTGGAGAGCAGGCTACAGCATAAAAATGATATCGGAAAAAGTGCCCTCAATTTGCTGACCATGCGTGGCGGGGTGGCATATGACCTGCAGCGAACAAGTGTTGATCCCGCCCTGCAGGCATCGGCAACGCGGCCATTCTCCAACCTGCTGGCTGGTTTCGATCTGAACCCGCTTGAGGGATTCCATGTTTCCGCCAATGGTCAGTATAACCCTGCTGATCGCTACTGGGCGACCGGCTCTGCTTCGGCCGGCTATCACTCATCCAGAGATGACTACGTGAATATCGCATACCGTTATACCGACGCCAGATATGCCAGAAGAAATCAGCTGATTACTGCCTCCGGCAACCTCAGTATCAGCAATCGATGGCATGTCGGAGGCAGCTGGCAATACGACACGCTTTTAAAGCTATCCCAACAGGCTTCTCTCGAACTAAAATACCGCCATCCCTGCTGGCTCCTGGGCGTAGAGGGCTTCCGCACCAACCGCCGCACCGGCACAACCAATACGGCCAACTTCGGCTTCCGTATCTTGCTTGAATTTAAAGGACTCGGTAGCGTCGGTTCGTGA
- a CDS encoding PAS domain S-box protein, which produces MKANKYTSAIIDNARNAFVSMDIQGKILDWNPKAERLFGFSHDEAVGRNLTETIIPPELRDAHTAGLKHYLETGEHKVLNQHVEINALHKNGSIVPVELTIVPTESDDEPIFIAFIRDLTERNEASEHLKESLIRIRKGLIGTIQVISNAVESRDPYTAGHQLRVAKLARAIAQELGLDAEVIEGVRMGAIIHDIGKLHLPAEILSKPGNLTELDTVWLRPIRMRASIF; this is translated from the coding sequence GTGAAGGCGAACAAATACACGAGTGCCATTATTGATAATGCCCGGAATGCTTTTGTTAGTATGGATATCCAGGGAAAGATTTTGGATTGGAATCCTAAAGCAGAGCGCCTGTTTGGATTCAGTCATGATGAAGCAGTTGGCAGAAATCTGACTGAAACCATTATCCCGCCTGAACTTAGGGATGCACATACTGCAGGGCTTAAGCATTACCTTGAGACGGGCGAGCATAAAGTTCTCAACCAGCATGTGGAAATTAACGCGTTGCACAAGAATGGTTCAATTGTTCCAGTGGAACTGACCATTGTTCCCACTGAGAGTGATGATGAACCCATCTTCATTGCTTTTATTCGTGATTTGACGGAAAGAAATGAGGCCAGTGAACATCTTAAAGAGTCTCTTATACGTATAAGGAAAGGTCTTATAGGAACAATTCAGGTCATTTCAAATGCGGTTGAGTCCAGAGACCCTTATACCGCCGGCCATCAGCTGCGCGTAGCAAAACTGGCCAGAGCCATTGCCCAGGAGTTGGGGCTGGATGCGGAGGTGATTGAAGGCGTACGAATGGGGGCAATCATTCACGATATCGGCAAGCTTCACCTGCCGGCCGAAATCTTGAGCAAGCCAGGGAATCTGACCGAGCTTGATACAGTCTGGTTAAGACCCATTCGGATGAGGGCTTCAATATTCTGA
- a CDS encoding HD-GYP domain-containing protein: MVKTHSDEGFNILKGIEFPWPVADIAHQHHERLDGSGYPQGLKGEQICLEARIVAVADVVEAMSSHRPYRASLGIDRALEEIQRGRGTSYDADVVDACLKLFAQNRFAFA, from the coding sequence CTGGTTAAGACCCATTCGGATGAGGGCTTCAATATTCTGAAAGGTATCGAGTTCCCCTGGCCGGTGGCGGATATCGCCCACCAGCATCACGAGCGGCTGGATGGCTCCGGCTATCCGCAGGGGTTGAAGGGCGAGCAGATTTGCCTGGAAGCCCGCATCGTGGCGGTGGCCGACGTGGTCGAGGCGATGTCGAGCCATCGACCCTATCGCGCCAGTTTGGGCATCGACCGGGCATTGGAGGAAATCCAGAGGGGGCGGGGCACAAGCTACGATGCCGATGTGGTTGATGCCTGCCTGAAGCTTTTTGCACAAAACAGGTTTGCCTTTGCCTGA
- the rpsO gene encoding 30S ribosomal protein S15, which produces MSLALEEKNTIIEKYRRSEGDTGSPEVQVALLTARINQLSGHFKDHHKDHHSRRGLLKMVGQRRNLLGYLKNKDFGRYRTLIESLGLRR; this is translated from the coding sequence ATGTCTTTGGCGCTGGAAGAAAAAAACACAATTATCGAGAAGTACCGTCGCAGCGAAGGCGATACAGGCTCCCCTGAAGTGCAGGTTGCTCTGCTGACTGCACGTATTAATCAGTTATCCGGTCACTTTAAAGACCATCATAAAGATCACCACTCCCGTCGCGGCCTGCTGAAAATGGTCGGCCAGCGTCGTAACCTGCTCGGCTACCTTAAGAATAAGGATTTCGGCCGTTATCGCACCCTGATCGAAAGTCTGGGACTGCGTCGCTAA
- a CDS encoding ABC transporter permease — MDNAAVRLAGICLAFPLLVLLAALVTGLDGHAVDLDAVLNGMSGPHLLGTDALGRDVLARLSEGLQLSLMVGVLVVLFGGLVGVSVGMVAGWMGGWVDAVLMRVADIVLSFPGILLAIALAAMLGPGIDNLVMALVVVGWVGFARLARAQVLSFKSVPFVEAAIANGSGVVYIAIRHLLPNIAAPLLVEASFGLAAVIIGEAGLSFLGVGVQPPDASLGTMIREGTSLMLVSPGLVIWPGLVLFALVMAVNLLGDALRDKLDVRMELR, encoded by the coding sequence ATGGATAACGCTGCAGTGAGGCTGGCGGGGATATGCCTCGCTTTTCCGCTGCTGGTTCTGCTTGCGGCTTTGGTAACCGGGCTGGATGGCCATGCTGTCGATCTTGATGCGGTATTGAACGGTATGAGTGGCCCTCACCTGCTCGGCACCGATGCGCTCGGGCGCGATGTGTTGGCGCGATTGTCGGAGGGGCTGCAGCTCTCGCTGATGGTGGGGGTGCTGGTGGTGCTGTTTGGCGGGCTGGTCGGAGTCTCGGTCGGGATGGTTGCTGGCTGGATGGGTGGCTGGGTTGATGCCGTGCTGATGCGCGTTGCCGATATCGTGCTCTCCTTTCCCGGCATCCTGCTGGCCATTGCACTGGCTGCGATGCTCGGCCCCGGTATTGATAACCTGGTCATGGCGCTGGTGGTGGTCGGGTGGGTCGGTTTTGCCCGCCTCGCACGCGCGCAGGTGCTCTCTTTTAAATCCGTTCCGTTTGTCGAGGCAGCCATCGCCAACGGCAGCGGGGTCGTTTACATCGCCATTCGGCACCTGCTGCCGAATATTGCGGCTCCGCTTCTGGTTGAGGCGAGTTTCGGCCTGGCTGCCGTGATTATCGGCGAGGCTGGGCTTTCGTTCCTCGGGGTCGGCGTGCAGCCGCCCGATGCCTCGCTCGGCACCATGATCCGAGAGGGCACAAGCCTGATGCTGGTATCCCCCGGGTTGGTGATCTGGCCGGGCCTTGTGCTCTTTGCACTGGTAATGGCGGTGAATCTTCTCGGTGATGCCCTGCGCGATAAACTGGATGTGCGCATGGAGCTCAGGTGA
- a CDS encoding peptidylprolyl isomerase, with the protein MRFTLLLTAMLMTFSAAKAETFDAIAALINNEAISCYQIESEADNMLRQMKANGVDQQMPRSEIFKRILDNKITKALQLQEAARLELSVGSDEVAQAVQNVEQANNLAPGQLKEALALQGVDFETYQEELRDQILTGKLINIAVRSNVSISEEALKEYHRKYFAKPVPRREVQVAQIFLPLPSEPTPAELAEVRNRAIEIHAQLSAGKPFGKIAALFSASQEAGQDGIMGWFMESGIAQRFSPVLELPVGAITQPIRSPSGFHILKAVQERWKEPAISGESYDEVHARHILLQIPSFSDDKTRAKIFDRAERIASDMKNASDEEFAERAKEISQGPSSGKGGDLGWFRRGMMVPEFETAAFALEAGGTSGVVESSFGLHIIRTVAKRHVDPHSLEAHRDNITEILTNVEMQERLPRWIASLKSKATIEIRECTDTQ; encoded by the coding sequence ATGCGTTTCACCCTTTTGCTGACAGCGATGCTGATGACATTTTCGGCTGCCAAGGCGGAAACCTTTGATGCAATTGCTGCGCTGATCAATAACGAAGCCATCTCCTGCTATCAGATTGAGTCCGAAGCCGACAATATGCTCAGACAGATGAAGGCCAATGGTGTTGACCAGCAGATGCCCCGGTCTGAAATCTTCAAGCGCATTCTCGATAACAAAATCACCAAGGCCCTCCAGCTGCAGGAGGCCGCCAGGCTTGAGCTTTCAGTTGGCAGCGATGAAGTTGCCCAGGCAGTACAAAACGTCGAACAGGCCAACAATCTGGCCCCCGGCCAGCTTAAGGAGGCCCTGGCACTGCAGGGGGTCGATTTTGAAACTTATCAAGAGGAACTTCGGGATCAGATACTGACCGGCAAACTGATCAATATTGCTGTGCGCAGCAATGTCAGCATCAGTGAAGAGGCATTGAAAGAGTATCACCGCAAATATTTTGCCAAGCCCGTGCCACGCCGGGAGGTGCAGGTGGCCCAGATTTTCCTGCCACTGCCAAGTGAACCCACACCCGCTGAGCTTGCCGAAGTTCGAAACAGGGCCATAGAAATTCATGCACAACTCTCTGCCGGAAAACCTTTCGGGAAGATTGCCGCTCTCTTCTCGGCATCCCAGGAGGCTGGTCAGGACGGCATCATGGGCTGGTTTATGGAGAGTGGAATTGCGCAGCGCTTTTCTCCTGTTCTTGAGCTTCCAGTCGGCGCCATTACACAACCGATCAGATCCCCTTCCGGTTTTCATATTCTCAAGGCGGTTCAGGAGCGCTGGAAAGAGCCGGCCATTTCCGGTGAGAGCTATGATGAGGTACATGCCAGGCACATTCTTCTGCAGATCCCCTCATTCAGTGACGATAAAACCCGCGCAAAAATATTCGATCGCGCCGAGAGAATTGCTTCCGACATGAAAAATGCCTCAGATGAGGAGTTTGCAGAAAGGGCGAAGGAGATTTCTCAGGGCCCCAGCTCCGGCAAAGGTGGCGACCTTGGCTGGTTCCGGCGCGGCATGATGGTTCCCGAGTTTGAAACTGCCGCTTTCGCACTTGAAGCAGGGGGCACCAGCGGTGTCGTAGAGTCAAGTTTCGGCCTGCACATTATCCGCACCGTTGCCAAAAGGCATGTGGATCCGCACTCGCTCGAAGCGCACCGCGACAATATCACCGAGATCTTGACCAATGTTGAGATGCAGGAACGCCTGCCGCGCTGGATTGCGAGCCTGAAATCAAAGGCCACCATCGAAATCAGGGAATGTACTGATACGCAATAA